In a single window of the Emys orbicularis isolate rEmyOrb1 chromosome 11, rEmyOrb1.hap1, whole genome shotgun sequence genome:
- the LOC135885760 gene encoding band 4.1-like protein 5: MAFGRRERAEEVKIIYGPVLSFEARSSSMPLIVDLLDSKELLETCIDEPVASLTAGIPEEADLSFVPPGTKETAAEKTEPAAFEDTLKLKHLETEPSPMPAPRSNINININKQDEVVKLTDKCLNNAIESPVTTSERLPADIKSNILKAQAEAVHKITREDSMLDNKKANIHDATAR; this comes from the exons ATGGCATTTGGAAGACGAGAGAGAG CGGAAGAAGTGAAGATAATATATGGACCTGTCCTGAGTTTTGAAGCTCGTTCTTCAAG CATGCCTCTGATTGTTGATTTACTAGACAGCAAGGAGTTGCTGGAGACTTGCATTGATGAGCCTGTTGCTAGTTTGACAGCAGGAATTCCAGAAGAGGCAGATCTTAGCTTTGTTCCTCCTGGCACAAAGGAGACAGCTGCTGAAAAAACAGAACCTGCTG CATTCGAAGACACGTTGAAACTGAAACATCTGGAGACAGAACCCAGCCCGATGCCAGCGCCCCGCTCCAACATAAACATCAATATCAATAAACAG GATGAGGTGGTGAAGTTGACAGATAAGTGTCTTAATAACGCAATTGAGAGCCCAGTAACAACATCAGAGCGTCTTCCTGCAGACATAAAGAGCAACATCCTGAAGGCgcaggcagaggcagtgcacaAG ATCACAAGAGAGGATAGCATGTTGGACAACAAGAAAGCCAATATTCACGATGCCACTGCCAG GTAA